Proteins encoded by one window of Camelus dromedarius isolate mCamDro1 chromosome 27, mCamDro1.pat, whole genome shotgun sequence:
- the NDUFB7 gene encoding NADH dehydrogenase [ubiquinone] 1 beta subcomplex subunit 7: MGAHLARRYLGDSSKEPDPLQMPTFPPDFGFPERKEREMVATQQEMNDAQLVLKQRDYCAHYLIQLLKCKRDSFPNFLACKHEQHDWDYCEHLDYVKRMKEFERERRLLQRKKRREQREADMARGQGPGEVGPEVAL, translated from the exons ATGGGGGCGCACCTGGCCCGGCGCTACCTGGGCGATTCATCGAAGGAGCCCGACCCCCTGCAGATGCCCACCTTCCCGCCCGACTTCGGCTTCCCCGAGCGCAAGGAGCGCG AGATGGTGGCCACTCAGCAGGAGATGAATGATGCGCAGCTGGTGCTAAAGCAGCGGGACTACTGCGCGCACTACCTCATCCAGCTGCTCAAGTGCAAGCGGGACAGCTTCCCCAACTTCCTGGCCTGCAAGCACGAGCAGCACGACTGGGACTACTGCGAGCACCTCGA CTACGTGAAGCGCATGAAGGAGTTTGAGCGGGAGCGGCGGCTGCTCCAGCGGAAGAAGCGgcgggagcagagggaggcagacaTGGCCAGAGGTcaggggcctggggaggtgggCCCCGAGGTGGCCCTGTAG
- the TECR gene encoding very-long-chain enoyl-CoA reductase, whose translation MKHYEVEILDAKTREKLCFLDKVEPQATIAEIKNLFTKSHPQWYPARQSLRLDPKGKSLKDEDVLQKLPVGTTATLYFRDLGAQISWVTVFLTEYAGPLFIYLLFYFRVPFIYGHKYDFTSSRHTVVHLACICHSFHYIKRLLETLFVHRFSHGTMPLRNIFKNCTYYWGFAAWMAYYINHPLYTPPTYGAQQVKLALAIFVICQLGNFSIHMALRDLRPAGSKTRKIPYPTKNPFTWLFLLVSCPNYTYEVGSWIGFAIMTQCLPVALFSLVGFTQMTIWAKGKHRSYLKEFRDYPPLRMPIIPFLL comes from the exons GTGGAGATTCTGGACGCAAAGACTCGGGAGAAGCTGTGCTTCCTGGACAAG GTGGAGCCCCAAGCCACCATTGCAGAGATCAAGAACCTATTCACCAAGAGCC ATCCGCAGTGGTACCCTGCCCGCCAGTCCCTCCGCCTGGACCCCA AGGGCAAGTCCCTGAAGGATGAGGATGTTCTGCAGAAGCTGCCCGTGGGCACCACGGCCACACTCTACTTCCGAGACCTGGGGGCCCAGATCAGCTGGGTCACG GTCTTCCTGACGGAGTATGCGGGACCCCTCTTTATCTACCTGCTCTTCTACTTCCGAGTGCCCTTCATCTACGGCCACAAATACGACTTCACGTCCAGTCGGCACACAGTGGTGCA CCTCGCCTGCATCTGCCACTCATTCCACTACATCAAGCGCCTGCTGGAGACACTCTTCGTGCACCGCTTCTCCCACGGCACCATGCCCTTGCGCAACATCTTCAAG AACTGCACCTACTACTGGGGCTTTGCTGCATGGATGGCCTATTACATCAACCACCCTCTCTACACACCCCCCA cCTACGGAGCTCAGCAGGTTAAACTGGCACTCGCCATCTTTGTG ATCTGCCAGCTCGGCAACTTCTCCATCCACATGGCCCTGCGGGACCTGCGGCCAGCTG GGTCCAAGACCAGGAAGATCCCATACCCCACCAAGAACCCCTTCACATGGCTCTTCCTGCTGGTGTCCTGCCCTAATTACACCTACGAG GTGGGGTCCTGGATTGGCTTTGCCATCATGACACAGTGTCTCCCAG TGGCCCTCTTCTCCCTGGTGGGCTTCACCCAGATGACTATCTGGGCCAAGGGCAAGCACCGCAGCTACCTGAAGGAGTTCCGAGATTACCCACCCCTGCGCATGCCAATCATACCCTTCCTGCTCTGA